A window from Saccharomyces eubayanus strain FM1318 chromosome XIV, whole genome shotgun sequence encodes these proteins:
- the MTQ1 gene encoding S-adenosylmethionine-dependent methyltransferase → MPRISPSLLKKASSIRPGLHLLLPECRSLQQATLEYKWLSEELPPEKSILWACLQRYNHVPLQYILGSQPFGTLDIICKPGVLIPRWETEEWVMELITTINNSTLFNHETPLHICDTCTGTGCIALALNHGIPNSTFTAIDISKKAIDLVKLNILKNKVGKGRLIQRNILTSTPSNVPPLHIDILTGNPPYIRKRDFNRDVKTSVRLFEPKLALVGELEFYQNLVEHWLSKTDSFFYEIGDTGQFDYVETRIKSDSKLSQSWSIGLKYDSNGKPRVVYGFKNNSKGARLLPLFENFGTLKHLATTETGAK, encoded by the coding sequence ATGCCTCGAATATCTCCATCGCTGCTAAAAAAGGCCTCGAGTATACGGCCCGGCTTGCACCTTTTGCTCCCTGAGTGTAGAAGTCTCCAACAAGCCACACTCGAGTACAAATGGCTTAGTGAAGAACTGCCTCCAGAAAAATCCATCCTGTGGGCCTGTTTACAGAGATACAACCATGTCCCATTACAGTACATCTTGGGTTCGCAACCATTTGGTACTTTGGACATTATCTGTAAGCCAGGTGTTCTTATACCAAGATGGGAAACTGAGGAATGGGTGATGGAGCTAATAACAACTATAAACAATTCAACACTCTTCAACCATGAGACTCCTTTGCATATTTGTGATACCTGTACTGGAACAGGGTGTATTGCTCTTGCTTTGAATCATGGTATACCGAATTCTACCTTCACAGCCATTGATATCTCGAAGAAAGCGATTGACTTGGTCAAACTAAATATACTAAAGAACAAAGTGGGCAAAGGCAGGCTTATACAACGAAATATATTAACTTCAACCCCTAGCAATGTCCCTCCACTTCATATAGACATACTTACTGGCAATCCTCCCTATATTCGAAAGCGTGATTTTAACAGAGATGTCAAGACCTCTGTAAGGCTGTTCGAACCGAAACTAGCACTAGTGGGTGAGCTtgaattttatcaaaatctAGTAGAACACTGGCTATCAAAAACCGATTCCTTCTTTTATGAGATTGGCGATACTGGTCAGTTTGATTATGTAGAAACTCGTATTAAAAGCGATTCTAAGCTGAGCCAAAGTTGGTCCATCGGCTTGAAATATGACTCTAATGGTAAACCAAGGGTTGTATATGGGTTCAAAAACAACTCCAAAGGAGCCAGGTTACTTCCgctctttgaaaattttgggACATTGAAGCATCTTGCAACTACTGAGACTGGAGCTAAgtag